ATGTTTTCAGCTACAATGCCTCAAAGGATTGTTACCCTTGCTAGAAAGTATATGGGAAATTTTCAAACGGTAACAACAGTTCAAGAAAACAAAGAGGACATAACAGTAAAAAAGGCAAAACAAATTTATTACATGATTTCTGAATCTGATAAAATCGAACTTTTGAGTAGACTAATAGATTTAGACACTAATTTTTACGGTCTTGTATTTACTAAAACAAAAGTCCAATCGGAAGAAATCGCAAACGAATTAGTCAGAAAAGGTTACGAAGCAGAAGCCCTGAATGGAGACGTTTCTCAAAATCAAAGAGAAAGAATAATGGATAAATTTAAGAACAAACGAATAAAAATTTTAATAGCCACAGATGTTGCAGCTAGAGGTATAGATATAGACAATCTTAAATACGTTATCAATTATTCTCTTCCACAAAATCCAGAAAATTATATACATCGTATCGGAAGAACTGCAAGGGCCGGAAATGAGGGTACAGCTATTACTTTTGTTACACCTAGCGAGTATAGAAAATTCATGTTCATTAAGCATTCCTCAAAAGCCTTAATAGAAGAAGCTAAAATACCACAAGCAAAAGATATTGTTAATGCAAAAGTTGAAAAAATAAAAGACGAGATCAAATCTAATCTTTCCAAAGATATAGATCCCATATACGAAATCTTGACGGAAAAAATAATAGAGGAAACTGACCAAGAACCCAGTCAAATAATTTCTTCTATTTTAAAGTATTTTTATGGTGGAATCTTGAAAGAAGAAAATTATAACAAAATAAAGGAAGTTAAAAGTTCTTCAAAAAGCAAGGATCAAAGGTTATTTGTTGCATTAGGTAGTTCAAGTAAAATGACACCAAAAAAGCTTGCTGAATTCATTGAAAGGGAAACTGGTGTAACCATTAAAAAAATAAAAGATATCCAAGTAATGGATAAATTTTCTTTTGTGACAGTTCCTTCAGAAAAAGCTGAAGCAATAATAGAGATATTCAAGCAAAAATCAAATAGAAAAAGACCACTCGTAGTAGAAGCTAAGTCCAAAAGAGAAGTGAGAAAGTAAAGGCAAAAAATGGATTATAGAAACAACTAGTTCGATTCTGAAGCATTTTTAACCGCTTCATATACGTTTAAATGTAATCTTTTATCATAAGCTTCGGGTAAGATCCTGGTAGGCGTGGGAATACACGAATTTGAAATTGCAAGTATTGCAGAATGGAGCATTTTTTTAGTTATTTTAGATTTTTTTTCTATCGCTCCCTTCATTATTCCTGGAAAGGCTATGAGATTGTTGATTTGGTTAGGATAATCTGATCTTCCAGTTGCCACTATACTTGCCCCGAAGCTTTTTGCTAATATTGGATCTATTTCTGGCAAAGGGTTGGCAAGTGCAAATATTATAGGATTTTTATTCATCTTTTTTACCATTTCTTCGTTCAAAATATTGCCCTTGGATACCCCTATGAACACATCTGCACCAAAAAGAGCATCTGTGAGATTCCCTATTATATTTTCTGGATTTGTTATCTGCGCTAATTCTTTGTGATATTCATGTAAGCAACTTTCTGGAACATTTTT
This region of Petrotoga olearia DSM 13574 genomic DNA includes:
- a CDS encoding DEAD/DEAH box helicase: MTKFQHMGLSDNILNAIDKKGYEEPTPIQEKVIPLLLSGKNNVIGQAQTGTGKTAAFGIPLIERLEEKANDLQALVLTPTRELALQVCNEIDSLKGNKRLNLLPVYGGVSIGNQIRTLKRKVDLVVGTPGRIIDHLNRGTLDISKIKYLVIDEADEMLDMGFIEDVETILSKTNKEKQILMFSATMPQRIVTLARKYMGNFQTVTTVQENKEDITVKKAKQIYYMISESDKIELLSRLIDLDTNFYGLVFTKTKVQSEEIANELVRKGYEAEALNGDVSQNQRERIMDKFKNKRIKILIATDVAARGIDIDNLKYVINYSLPQNPENYIHRIGRTARAGNEGTAITFVTPSEYRKFMFIKHSSKALIEEAKIPQAKDIVNAKVEKIKDEIKSNLSKDIDPIYEILTEKIIEETDQEPSQIISSILKYFYGGILKEENYNKIKEVKSSSKSKDQRLFVALGSSSKMTPKKLAEFIERETGVTIKKIKDIQVMDKFSFVTVPSEKAEAIIEIFKQKSNRKRPLVVEAKSKREVRK